One segment of Macaca fascicularis isolate 582-1 chromosome 4, T2T-MFA8v1.1 DNA contains the following:
- the CCHCR1 gene encoding coiled-coil alpha-helical rod protein 1 isoform X16, which yields MFPPSGSTGLIPPSHFQARPLSTLPRMAPTWLSDIPLVQPPGHQDVSERRLDTQRPQVTMWKQDVSSDRQEPGRRGRSWELEGSQALSQQAEVIARQLQELRRLEEEVRLLRETSLQQKMRLEAQAMELEALAQAEKAGRAEAEGLRAALAGAEVVRKNLEEGSQRELEEVQRLHQEQLSSLTQAHQEALSSLTSKAEGLEQSLSSLETRRAGEAKELAEAQREAELLRKQLSKTQEDLEAQVTLVENLRKYVGEQVPPEVHSQTWELERQKFLENMQHLQEDRDGLHATAELLQVRVQSLTHILALQEEELTRKVQPSDSLEPEFTRKCQSLLNRWREKVFALMVQLKAQELEHSDSVKQLKGQGLQLELSRAQEARRRWQQQTTSAEEQLRLVVNAVSSSQIWLESTMAKVEEAAARLPSLNNRLSYAVRKVHTIRGLTARKLALAQLRQESCPLPPPVTDVSLELQQLREERNRLDAELQLSARLIQQEVGRAREQGEAERQQLSKVAQQLEQELQQTQESLASLGLQLEVARQGQQESTEEAASLRQELTQQQDLYRQALQEKVAEVETRLREQLSDTERRLNEARREHAKAVVSLRQIQRRAAQEKERSQELRRLQEEARKEEGQRLARRLQELERDKNLMLATLQQEGLLSRYKQQRLLAVLPSLLDKKKSVVSSPRPPECSASVPVAAAVPTRESIKGSLSVLLDDLQGLSEAISKEEAVCQGDNLDRCSSSNPQMSS from the exons ATGTTTCCACCTTCAG GTTCCACTGGGCTGATTCCTCCCTCCCATTTTCAAGCTCGGCCCCTTTCAACTCTGCCGAGAATGGCTCCCACCTGGCTCTCAGACATTCCCCTGGTCCAACCCCCAGGCCATCAAGATGTCTCAGAGAGGCGACTAGACACCCAGAGACCTCAAGTGACCATGTGGAAACAGGATGTTTCCAGTGACAGGCAGGAGCCAGGGCGGAGAGGCAG GTCCTGGGAGCTGGAGGGGTCACAGGCCCTGAGCCAGCAGGCTGAGGTGATCGCTCGGCAGTTGCAAGAACTGCGGCGGCTGGAGGAGGAGGTCCGGCTCCTGCGGGAGACCTCACTGCAGCAGAAGATGAGGCTAGAGGCCCAGGCCATGGAGCTGGAGGCCCTGGCACAGGCAGAGAAGGCCGGCCGAGCTGAGGCCGAGGGCCTGCGTGCTGCTTTGGCTGGGGCTGAGGTCGTCCGGAAGAACTTGGAAGAGGGGAGCCAGCGCGAGCTGGAAGAGGTTCAGAGGCTGCACCAAGAGCAG CTGTCCTCTTTGACACAGGCTCACCAGGAGGCTCTTTCCAGTTTGACCAGCAAGGCCGAGGGCTTGGAGCAGTCTTTGAGTAGTCTGGAAACCAGGAGAGCAGGGGAAGCCAAGGAGCTGGCCGAGGCTCAGAGGGAGGCCGAGCTGCTTCGGAAGCAGCTGAG CAAGACCCAGGAAGACTTGGAGGCTCAGGTGACCCTGGTTGAGAATCTAAGAAAATATGTTGGGGAACAAGTCCCTCCTGAGGTCCACAGCCAGACATGGGAACTGGAGCGACAGAAGTTTCTGGAAAACATGCAG CACTTGCAGGAGGACCGGGATGGCCTGCACGCCACCGCGGAGCTGCTACAGGTGCGGGTGCAGAGCCTCACGCACATCCTCGCCCTGCAGGAGGAGGAGCTGACCAGGAAG GTTCAACCTTCAGATTCGCTGGAGCCTGAGTTTACCAGGAAGTGCCAGTCCCTGCTGAACCGCTGGCGGGAGAAGGTGTTTGCCCTCATGGTGCAGCTAAAGGCCCAGGAGCTGGAACACAGCGACTCTGTTAAGCAGCTGAAGGGACAG GGCCTGCAGTTGGAGCTGAGCCGTGCTCAGGAGGCCAGGCGCCGGTGGCAGCAGCAGACAACCTCGGCCGAGGAGCAGCTGAGGCTTGTGGTCAATGCCGTCAGCAG CTCTCAGATCTGGCTCGAGAGCACCATGGCTAAGGTGGAAGAGGCTGCCGCCCGGCTTCCCAGCCTCAACAACCGACTCAGCTATGCTGTCCGCAAGGTCCACACCATTCGGG GCCTGACTGCTCGAAAGCTTGCCCTTGCTCAGCTGCGCCAGGAGAG CTGTCCCCTACCACCACCAGTCACAGACGTAAGCCTTGAGCTGCAGCAGCTGCGGGAAGAACGGAACCGCCTGGATGCAGAACTGCAGCTGAGTGCCCGCCTCATTCAGCAGGAGGTGGGCCGGGCTCGGGAACAAG GGGAGGCAGAGCGGCAGCAGCTGAGCAAGGTGGCCCAGCAGCTGGAGCAGGAGCTGCAGCAGACCCAGGAGTCCCTGGCTAGCTTGGGGCTGCAGCTGGAGGTGGCACGCCAGGGCCAGCAGGAGAGCACAGAGGAGGCTGCCAGTCTGCGGCAGGAGCTGACCCAGCAGCAGGACCTCTACAGGCAAG CCCTGCAAGAGAAGGTGGCTGAAGTGGAAACTCGGCTGCGGGAGCAACTGTCAGACACAGAGAGGAGGCTGAACGAGGCTCGGAGGGAGCATGCCAAGGCCG TGGTCTCCTTGCGCCAGATTCAGCGCAGAGCCGCCCAGGAAAAGGAGCGGAGCCAGGAACTCAGGCGTCTGCAGGAGGAGGCCCGGAAGGAGGAGGGGCAGCGACTGGCCCGGCGCTTGCAGGAGCTGGAGAGGGATAAGAACCTCATGCTG GCCACCTTGCAGCAGGAGGGTCTCCTCTCCCGTTACAAGCAGCAGCGACTGTTGGCAGTTCTTCCTTCCCTACTGGATAAGAAGAAATCTGTGGTGTCCAGCCCCAGGCCTCCAGAGTGTTCAGCATCCGTACCTGTAGCAGCAGCAGTACCCACCAGGGAATCCATAAAAG GGTCCCTCTCTGTCCTGCTCGATGACCTGCAGGGCTTGAGTGAAGCCATTTCCAAAGAGGAAGCTGTTTGTCAAGGAGACAACCTTGACAGATGCTCCAGCTCCAATCCCCAGATGAGCAGCTAA
- the CCHCR1 gene encoding coiled-coil alpha-helical rod protein 1 isoform X19 — protein MFPPSGSTGLIPPSHFQARPLSTLPRMAPTWLSDIPLVQPPGHQDVSERRLDTQRPQVTMWKQDVSSDRQEPGRRGRSWELEGSQALSQQAEVIARQLQELRRLEEEVRLLRETSLQQKMRLEAQAMELEALAQAEKAGRAEAEGLRAALAGAEVVRKNLEEGSQRELEEVQRLHQEQLSSLTQAHQEALSSLTSKAEGLEQSLSSLETRRAGEAKELAEAQREAELLRKQLSKTQEDLEAQVTLVENLRKYVGEQVPPEVHSQTWELERQKFLENMQHLQEDRDGLHATAELLQVRVQSLTHILALQEEELTRKVQPSDSLEPEFTRKCQSLLNRWREKVFALMVQLKAQELEHSDSVKQLKGQGLQLELSRAQEARRRWQQQTTSAEEQLRLVVNAVSSCPLPPPVTDVSLELQQLREERNRLDAELQLSARLIQQEVGRAREQGEAERQQLSKVAQQLEQELQQTQESLASLGLQLEVARQGQQESTEEAASLRQELTQQQDLYRQALQEKVAEVETRLREQLSDTERRLNEARREHAKAVVSLRQIQRRAAQEKERSQELRRLQEEARKEEGQRLARRLQELERDKNLMLATLQQEGLLSRYKQQRLLAVLPSLLDKKKSVVSSPRPPECSASVPVAAAVPTRESIKGSLSVLLDDLQGLSEAISKEEAVCQGDNLDRCSSSNPQMSS, from the exons ATGTTTCCACCTTCAG GTTCCACTGGGCTGATTCCTCCCTCCCATTTTCAAGCTCGGCCCCTTTCAACTCTGCCGAGAATGGCTCCCACCTGGCTCTCAGACATTCCCCTGGTCCAACCCCCAGGCCATCAAGATGTCTCAGAGAGGCGACTAGACACCCAGAGACCTCAAGTGACCATGTGGAAACAGGATGTTTCCAGTGACAGGCAGGAGCCAGGGCGGAGAGGCAG GTCCTGGGAGCTGGAGGGGTCACAGGCCCTGAGCCAGCAGGCTGAGGTGATCGCTCGGCAGTTGCAAGAACTGCGGCGGCTGGAGGAGGAGGTCCGGCTCCTGCGGGAGACCTCACTGCAGCAGAAGATGAGGCTAGAGGCCCAGGCCATGGAGCTGGAGGCCCTGGCACAGGCAGAGAAGGCCGGCCGAGCTGAGGCCGAGGGCCTGCGTGCTGCTTTGGCTGGGGCTGAGGTCGTCCGGAAGAACTTGGAAGAGGGGAGCCAGCGCGAGCTGGAAGAGGTTCAGAGGCTGCACCAAGAGCAG CTGTCCTCTTTGACACAGGCTCACCAGGAGGCTCTTTCCAGTTTGACCAGCAAGGCCGAGGGCTTGGAGCAGTCTTTGAGTAGTCTGGAAACCAGGAGAGCAGGGGAAGCCAAGGAGCTGGCCGAGGCTCAGAGGGAGGCCGAGCTGCTTCGGAAGCAGCTGAG CAAGACCCAGGAAGACTTGGAGGCTCAGGTGACCCTGGTTGAGAATCTAAGAAAATATGTTGGGGAACAAGTCCCTCCTGAGGTCCACAGCCAGACATGGGAACTGGAGCGACAGAAGTTTCTGGAAAACATGCAG CACTTGCAGGAGGACCGGGATGGCCTGCACGCCACCGCGGAGCTGCTACAGGTGCGGGTGCAGAGCCTCACGCACATCCTCGCCCTGCAGGAGGAGGAGCTGACCAGGAAG GTTCAACCTTCAGATTCGCTGGAGCCTGAGTTTACCAGGAAGTGCCAGTCCCTGCTGAACCGCTGGCGGGAGAAGGTGTTTGCCCTCATGGTGCAGCTAAAGGCCCAGGAGCTGGAACACAGCGACTCTGTTAAGCAGCTGAAGGGACAG GGCCTGCAGTTGGAGCTGAGCCGTGCTCAGGAGGCCAGGCGCCGGTGGCAGCAGCAGACAACCTCGGCCGAGGAGCAGCTGAGGCTTGTGGTCAATGCCGTCAGCAG CTGTCCCCTACCACCACCAGTCACAGACGTAAGCCTTGAGCTGCAGCAGCTGCGGGAAGAACGGAACCGCCTGGATGCAGAACTGCAGCTGAGTGCCCGCCTCATTCAGCAGGAGGTGGGCCGGGCTCGGGAACAAG GGGAGGCAGAGCGGCAGCAGCTGAGCAAGGTGGCCCAGCAGCTGGAGCAGGAGCTGCAGCAGACCCAGGAGTCCCTGGCTAGCTTGGGGCTGCAGCTGGAGGTGGCACGCCAGGGCCAGCAGGAGAGCACAGAGGAGGCTGCCAGTCTGCGGCAGGAGCTGACCCAGCAGCAGGACCTCTACAGGCAAG CCCTGCAAGAGAAGGTGGCTGAAGTGGAAACTCGGCTGCGGGAGCAACTGTCAGACACAGAGAGGAGGCTGAACGAGGCTCGGAGGGAGCATGCCAAGGCCG TGGTCTCCTTGCGCCAGATTCAGCGCAGAGCCGCCCAGGAAAAGGAGCGGAGCCAGGAACTCAGGCGTCTGCAGGAGGAGGCCCGGAAGGAGGAGGGGCAGCGACTGGCCCGGCGCTTGCAGGAGCTGGAGAGGGATAAGAACCTCATGCTG GCCACCTTGCAGCAGGAGGGTCTCCTCTCCCGTTACAAGCAGCAGCGACTGTTGGCAGTTCTTCCTTCCCTACTGGATAAGAAGAAATCTGTGGTGTCCAGCCCCAGGCCTCCAGAGTGTTCAGCATCCGTACCTGTAGCAGCAGCAGTACCCACCAGGGAATCCATAAAAG GGTCCCTCTCTGTCCTGCTCGATGACCTGCAGGGCTTGAGTGAAGCCATTTCCAAAGAGGAAGCTGTTTGTCAAGGAGACAACCTTGACAGATGCTCCAGCTCCAATCCCCAGATGAGCAGCTAA
- the CCHCR1 gene encoding coiled-coil alpha-helical rod protein 1 isoform X12, whose translation MFPPSGSTGLIPPSHFQARPLSTLPRMAPTWLSDIPLVQPPGHQDVSERRLDTQRPQVTMWKQDVSSDRQEPGRRGRSWELEGSQALSQQAEVIARQLQELRRLEEEVRLLRETSLQQKMRLEAQAMELEALAQAEKAGRAEAEGLRAALAGAEVVRKNLEEGSQRELEEVQRLHQEQLSSLTQAHQEALSSLTSKAEGLEQSLSSLETRRAGEAKELAEAQREAELLRKQLSKTQEDLEAQVTLVENLRKYVGEQVPPEVHSQTWELERQKFLENMQHLQEDRDGLHATAELLQVRVQSLTHILALQEEELTRKVQPSDSLEPEFTRKCQSLLNRWREKVFALMVQLKAQELEHSDSVKQLKGQLLALEAPAQLHLLPQVTSLQEQVTAQSQEQAILQRSLEDKAAEVEVERMGSRGLQLELSRAQEARRRWQQQTTSAEEQLRLVVNAVSSSQIWLESTMAKVEEAAARLPSLNNRLSYAVRKVHTIRGLTARKLALAQLRQESCPLPPPVTDVSLELQQLREERNRLDAELQLSARLIQQEVGRAREQGEAERQQLSKVAQQLEQELQQTQESLASLGLQLEVARQGQQESTEEAASLRQELTQQQDLYRQALQEKVAEVETRLREQLSDTERRLNEARREHAKAVVSLRQIQRRAAQEKERSQELRRLQEEARKEEGQRLARRLQELERDKNLMLATLQQEGLLSRYKQQRLLAVLPSLLDKKKSVVSSPRPPECSASVPVAAAVPTRESIKGSLSVLLDDLQGLSEAISKEEAVCQGDNLDRCSSSNPQMSS comes from the exons ATGTTTCCACCTTCAG GTTCCACTGGGCTGATTCCTCCCTCCCATTTTCAAGCTCGGCCCCTTTCAACTCTGCCGAGAATGGCTCCCACCTGGCTCTCAGACATTCCCCTGGTCCAACCCCCAGGCCATCAAGATGTCTCAGAGAGGCGACTAGACACCCAGAGACCTCAAGTGACCATGTGGAAACAGGATGTTTCCAGTGACAGGCAGGAGCCAGGGCGGAGAGGCAG GTCCTGGGAGCTGGAGGGGTCACAGGCCCTGAGCCAGCAGGCTGAGGTGATCGCTCGGCAGTTGCAAGAACTGCGGCGGCTGGAGGAGGAGGTCCGGCTCCTGCGGGAGACCTCACTGCAGCAGAAGATGAGGCTAGAGGCCCAGGCCATGGAGCTGGAGGCCCTGGCACAGGCAGAGAAGGCCGGCCGAGCTGAGGCCGAGGGCCTGCGTGCTGCTTTGGCTGGGGCTGAGGTCGTCCGGAAGAACTTGGAAGAGGGGAGCCAGCGCGAGCTGGAAGAGGTTCAGAGGCTGCACCAAGAGCAG CTGTCCTCTTTGACACAGGCTCACCAGGAGGCTCTTTCCAGTTTGACCAGCAAGGCCGAGGGCTTGGAGCAGTCTTTGAGTAGTCTGGAAACCAGGAGAGCAGGGGAAGCCAAGGAGCTGGCCGAGGCTCAGAGGGAGGCCGAGCTGCTTCGGAAGCAGCTGAG CAAGACCCAGGAAGACTTGGAGGCTCAGGTGACCCTGGTTGAGAATCTAAGAAAATATGTTGGGGAACAAGTCCCTCCTGAGGTCCACAGCCAGACATGGGAACTGGAGCGACAGAAGTTTCTGGAAAACATGCAG CACTTGCAGGAGGACCGGGATGGCCTGCACGCCACCGCGGAGCTGCTACAGGTGCGGGTGCAGAGCCTCACGCACATCCTCGCCCTGCAGGAGGAGGAGCTGACCAGGAAG GTTCAACCTTCAGATTCGCTGGAGCCTGAGTTTACCAGGAAGTGCCAGTCCCTGCTGAACCGCTGGCGGGAGAAGGTGTTTGCCCTCATGGTGCAGCTAAAGGCCCAGGAGCTGGAACACAGCGACTCTGTTAAGCAGCTGAAGGGACAG CTTTTAGCTCTAGAGGCCCCCGCCCAGCTTCATCTCCTCCCCCAGGTGACCTCACTCCAGGAACAAGTAACAGCCCAGAGCCAGGAGCAGGCCATTCTGCAGCGATCCCTGGAGGACAAAGCCGCAGAGGTGGAGGTGGAGCGGATGGGTTCCAGG GGCCTGCAGTTGGAGCTGAGCCGTGCTCAGGAGGCCAGGCGCCGGTGGCAGCAGCAGACAACCTCGGCCGAGGAGCAGCTGAGGCTTGTGGTCAATGCCGTCAGCAG CTCTCAGATCTGGCTCGAGAGCACCATGGCTAAGGTGGAAGAGGCTGCCGCCCGGCTTCCCAGCCTCAACAACCGACTCAGCTATGCTGTCCGCAAGGTCCACACCATTCGGG GCCTGACTGCTCGAAAGCTTGCCCTTGCTCAGCTGCGCCAGGAGAG CTGTCCCCTACCACCACCAGTCACAGACGTAAGCCTTGAGCTGCAGCAGCTGCGGGAAGAACGGAACCGCCTGGATGCAGAACTGCAGCTGAGTGCCCGCCTCATTCAGCAGGAGGTGGGCCGGGCTCGGGAACAAG GGGAGGCAGAGCGGCAGCAGCTGAGCAAGGTGGCCCAGCAGCTGGAGCAGGAGCTGCAGCAGACCCAGGAGTCCCTGGCTAGCTTGGGGCTGCAGCTGGAGGTGGCACGCCAGGGCCAGCAGGAGAGCACAGAGGAGGCTGCCAGTCTGCGGCAGGAGCTGACCCAGCAGCAGGACCTCTACAGGCAAG CCCTGCAAGAGAAGGTGGCTGAAGTGGAAACTCGGCTGCGGGAGCAACTGTCAGACACAGAGAGGAGGCTGAACGAGGCTCGGAGGGAGCATGCCAAGGCCG TGGTCTCCTTGCGCCAGATTCAGCGCAGAGCCGCCCAGGAAAAGGAGCGGAGCCAGGAACTCAGGCGTCTGCAGGAGGAGGCCCGGAAGGAGGAGGGGCAGCGACTGGCCCGGCGCTTGCAGGAGCTGGAGAGGGATAAGAACCTCATGCTG GCCACCTTGCAGCAGGAGGGTCTCCTCTCCCGTTACAAGCAGCAGCGACTGTTGGCAGTTCTTCCTTCCCTACTGGATAAGAAGAAATCTGTGGTGTCCAGCCCCAGGCCTCCAGAGTGTTCAGCATCCGTACCTGTAGCAGCAGCAGTACCCACCAGGGAATCCATAAAAG GGTCCCTCTCTGTCCTGCTCGATGACCTGCAGGGCTTGAGTGAAGCCATTTCCAAAGAGGAAGCTGTTTGTCAAGGAGACAACCTTGACAGATGCTCCAGCTCCAATCCCCAGATGAGCAGCTAA